In the genome of Deinococcus aquaedulcis, the window CTGCCGATCATGCCGGCCAGCCCCACCAGCCCGGCCTTGACCAGCGGGCTGCTGAGCATGCCGCCGGGCGCAAAGGCCGCTTCCAGGGGGCTCTGGCCGTTCTGGGCGGGGGCCTGGGCGGTGCGGGTGTAGGCGTCAATCAGGTCGTTGTCGTCGTCGTAGCGCACGTTCTGGACCGGGTTGGCGGGGCTGCGCACAATGGCGTCGCCCATCTGCTGGCGCTCCTGCGGGCTCATCTGCCCGAAGTACTCGCGCATAATCTGGTCGCGCTCCTGGGGCGAGGCGTTGTCCAGGTAGTCGCGGATGTAGGCGGCGGCTTCCTGGGGGCTTACCTGCCCGTCGGCGTTGGTGTCACGGGGGTCGAGGCGGGCCATCTGCTCGTGGCGGTCACGTTGCTGAAAGAACATAAAATCCCTCCTTGCACATGGAAACGGGCCGCAGCGCGCCCAGAAGCCCGGTGCCCCAGGCCGCCGCCGTCCAGTCAGTGAACGGCCCCACCCTACGAAGCCCGGCCAGCGCGTGCGTGAGGGGGGCCTTCAGTGGGGTTGAGGAAGGGCGGCAGGGGGGCGGCAGATGGCAGTGAAACTGCCTGGGGTCTGTATGCCAAGGTTGAGAGCTAGGCGATCAGCGACATTAAGGGGCGATAGCCACCAGGAGGATCAACCATGTGGCGACATTTTCTTCAGGAACTCGGCCTTCATCTGGCTGACTGCGCCCCAGCATCCCCTGCAGCCATCGAGCACCTCGAACACGCATTCGAGCTTGTCCTTCCCGAAGATCTCAAGTCGCTCCTGCTGGAGGTCGGCGCCCTGTCCGGTTCATATGGCGAAGGGATGCTCTGGTCTCCACACGAGATGGAAGAACAGAATCGTGTCATGCGGCAGAGGCCCCAATTTGGATCACTCTATATGCCGTTTGAAGGCCTGTTCTTTATTGGTGATCTCGGGAATGGCGACCTGATCGGCTTGCGGGTGCTCCAAGGCGAAGTCGAGGCGAACAACGTCTTTCGGTGGGATCACGAAAGCGATAGTCGATGGAACATCCAGCTGGATCTGAAGGGGTATCTCCAGGCCGCCGCGACAGGCAACATCCTGGGCCGCCCATGATCAACCATGCCACTGACCATCGGCCCGTGGGCCAGATACGGCCGCCCCAGACCGACCAAGGGCGGCGGCAGAGGTTCGAGACGCAACCACTGCTCATCGCTGATGTCTTCGCGCCGCAGCAGCGAAAGGTACGCCTCGTCATCCCTTTACTCCCCTTAGCCTACAGGCCCTCATGCGGCCCAGGGGCCTATCAAGCCCTGATCGCGGCCCTCTCCACGCTCGACTCCCCACGCTCTCTGCTCCCACTTCCCAGCTTTTGGGACAATCCCCCGCCCCGCGCTCCGCTACAGTCGGCGCCATATGCGCTCACTGGTGCTGATTGGGCACGGCTCTCACCTGAACGGCGAATCGGCGGTGGCGGTCTACCGCTACGCGGAATTGCTGCGGGACCGGGGGCTGTTCGACGAGGTGATCGAGGGCTACTGGAAAGAGGAGCCTTCCTTGCGGCAGGTGCTGAAAACCACCGCCAGCACGGACGTGACGGTCATTCCCATGTTCATCTCGGAAGGGTATTTCACCGAAACGGTGATTCCGCGTGAAATGGGGCTGGGCCACCAGGGGCCAGTGCCGGAAGGGGGCATTGCGCGGGTGATCGGGGGGCGCACGGTGCGCTACACGCTGCCCTACGGTGTGCACCCCGGCATGAGCGACGTGATTCTGGCCCGCGCCCGCGAGGTGCTGCCCGACGCCAACCCCCAGGACACGGCGCTGATCGTCCTGGGACACGGGACCACCCGCAACGAGAACAGCAACCGCGTCATCTACCAGAACGCCGACCGCCTGCGCGAGCAGGGCCACTTTGCCGAGGTGCACGCCCTGTTTCTGGACGAGGACCCCAAGGTGGGCACGTGGCCCGAGGTGGTGCGGGCGCCCCGCGTGGTGGTGGTGCCCTTCTTTGCCTCGGAAGGCTGGCACACCCTGGAAACCATTCCCGAAGACATGGGCTTAAGCGGCGTGGTCACCGACTTCCCTGACAACCCCCACGGCCCGCAGCAGGTGTACTACGCCAAGCCCGTGGGCACCCACGCCGCCGTGGCCGACGTGATTGTGCAGCTGGCCGAGGAAGCCCACGGCGCCGGCGATCAGGGTGACCACGAGCGGGGCCACGAGGCCGCGTGGCAGGCCTTTATGGACCGTGCGCGCCGGGGCCTGCGGGTGGGCGAGGCCCTGATCACCCCGGAACTGGGCGTGTTCGAGTTGCGGCACATGCTGGACGAGGGGCTGCCCGGCGGCGA includes:
- a CDS encoding EF-hand domain-containing protein, whose translation is MFFQQRDRHEQMARLDPRDTNADGQVSPQEAAAYIRDYLDNASPQERDQIMREYFGQMSPQERQQMGDAIVRSPANPVQNVRYDDDNDLIDAYTRTAQAPAQNGQSPLEAAFAPGGMLSSPLVKAGLVGLAGMIGSRMLRR
- a CDS encoding SMI1/KNR4 family protein codes for the protein MWRHFLQELGLHLADCAPASPAAIEHLEHAFELVLPEDLKSLLLEVGALSGSYGEGMLWSPHEMEEQNRVMRQRPQFGSLYMPFEGLFFIGDLGNGDLIGLRVLQGEVEANNVFRWDHESDSRWNIQLDLKGYLQAAATGNILGRP
- a CDS encoding DR2241 family protein — its product is MRSLVLIGHGSHLNGESAVAVYRYAELLRDRGLFDEVIEGYWKEEPSLRQVLKTTASTDVTVIPMFISEGYFTETVIPREMGLGHQGPVPEGGIARVIGGRTVRYTLPYGVHPGMSDVILARAREVLPDANPQDTALIVLGHGTTRNENSNRVIYQNADRLREQGHFAEVHALFLDEDPKVGTWPEVVRAPRVVVVPFFASEGWHTLETIPEDMGLSGVVTDFPDNPHGPQQVYYAKPVGTHAAVADVIVQLAEEAHGAGDQGDHERGHEAAWQAFMDRARRGLRVGEALITPELGVFELRHMLDEGLPGGELTTLVTPEGVRDRVRFTDGGEHRPVHTLRNLPRGWRAVLNEADLRRAVHYLYPAVVEETYAHSCHALRHTPWPTTARRQTGIYAKVQRATPAQVEHVAQDVCSACLRTRLWAGERLLHSFLDGVPGGLPCAEACTYVVAEIREEVSGKRGAGSGHSHDH